In the genome of Desulfuromonas sp. DDH964, one region contains:
- the wecB gene encoding non-hydrolyzing UDP-N-acetylglucosamine 2-epimerase — MKKLKVITVVGTRPEIIRLSRVMAALDRYVDHILVHTGQNYDYELNEVFFSDLDIRKPDYFLSAAGANAAETIGNTIIKLDPILAEVKPEALLVLGDTNSCLAAIPAKRRQIPIFHMEAGNRCFDQRVPEETNRRIVDHTADINLTYSDIAREYLLREGLPPDRVIKTGSPMFEVLNHYADRIDASDVLSRLNLAPLDYFVVSAHREENIESDRNFCNLVKILNGLAERYGKRVIVSTHPRTRNRVNRQEIVFHDKVELLKPLGFCDYVHLQKHAIAVLSDSGTINEESSILNFPALNIREAHERPEGMEEAAVMMTGLSVERVFQGLAVLEGQGRGEDRLLRRVADYSMPNVSDKVVRIILSYTDYVNRVVWKNF, encoded by the coding sequence GTGAAAAAACTGAAAGTAATAACCGTCGTCGGTACCCGCCCTGAGATCATCCGCCTCTCCCGGGTGATGGCGGCGCTCGACCGCTACGTGGATCACATCCTGGTGCACACTGGACAGAACTACGATTACGAACTTAACGAAGTCTTCTTCTCCGACCTTGATATCCGCAAACCAGACTACTTCTTGAGCGCCGCCGGCGCCAACGCGGCTGAGACGATCGGAAACACCATCATCAAGCTTGACCCGATCCTGGCCGAGGTGAAGCCGGAGGCGCTCTTGGTGCTGGGTGACACCAACAGCTGCTTGGCGGCGATCCCAGCCAAGCGGCGGCAGATCCCGATCTTCCACATGGAGGCCGGTAACCGCTGCTTCGACCAGCGGGTTCCCGAGGAGACCAACCGCCGGATCGTCGACCACACCGCCGACATCAACCTGACCTATTCGGACATCGCCCGCGAGTATCTTTTGCGTGAAGGTCTGCCGCCAGACCGGGTGATCAAGACCGGGAGCCCGATGTTCGAAGTGTTGAACCATTACGCCGACAGGATCGATGCCTCCGACGTCCTCTCCCGCCTGAATCTTGCGCCCCTCGACTACTTCGTGGTTAGCGCTCACCGTGAGGAGAACATCGAGTCGGACCGCAACTTCTGCAACCTAGTGAAGATTCTCAACGGCCTTGCCGAGAGGTACGGCAAGCGGGTAATCGTCTCGACCCATCCCCGCACCCGCAACCGGGTCAACCGGCAGGAGATCGTCTTTCACGACAAGGTGGAGCTGCTCAAGCCGCTCGGTTTCTGTGATTACGTCCATCTGCAGAAACATGCCATCGCCGTTCTGTCGGATAGCGGCACCATCAACGAGGAGTCATCCATCCTCAACTTCCCGGCTCTCAATATCCGCGAAGCTCACGAGCGGCCGGAGGGGATGGAAGAGGCGGCGGTGATGATGACCGGGCTGAGTGTCGAGCGGGTCTTTCAGGGGCTGGCGGTACTCGAAGGGCAGGGGAGGGGGGAGGACCGGCTGCTGCGCAGGGTTGCCGACTACTCGATGCCGAATGTTTCCGACAAAGTGGTACGGATCATCCTCAGTTACACGGATTACGTCAATCGTGTGGTGTGGAAGAATTTCTGA
- a CDS encoding glycosyltransferase family 4 protein, producing MRILILSQLFDPEPTFKGLAFARELTRQGHEVEVLTGFPNYPGGKVYPGYRVKLVQRETVDGISVIRVPLYPSHDGSSIRRILNYLSFAFVAALLGPLLVKPADIVYVYHPPATVALPAIMLKLLRRMPFVYDIQDLWPDTLATTGMLNNSTLLKCVELWCRLIYRMADHLIVLSPGFKKRLQERGVPAGKISVIYNWCDESQITTMARVEAAGREPAMVGRFNVVFAGTMGKAQALDAVLEAADLVGAKNSHVQFVFIGGGIEVDRLKRRAESMSLTNVVFLPRRPMSEIGSALSMADALLVHLKDDPLFEITLPSKTQAYLAVGRPIIMAVRGDAVDLVEAAGAGICCTPENAQSIAEAIGNLVAMHEDVREEMGRKGADFYRQELALTAGVQRFEQIFQTII from the coding sequence ATGCGTATTCTAATACTCTCTCAGTTGTTTGATCCGGAACCAACCTTCAAAGGTCTGGCCTTCGCTCGGGAATTGACCCGTCAGGGCCACGAGGTCGAGGTCCTGACAGGATTTCCTAACTACCCCGGGGGGAAGGTGTATCCGGGGTATCGTGTCAAGTTGGTGCAGCGGGAAACCGTTGACGGTATCTCCGTTATCCGGGTACCCCTTTACCCAAGTCATGATGGCTCCAGCATCCGACGTATCCTGAATTACCTCAGTTTTGCCTTCGTTGCTGCTCTGCTGGGTCCACTGCTGGTCAAACCAGCCGATATCGTCTATGTCTACCACCCGCCGGCCACGGTGGCTCTACCCGCCATCATGCTGAAACTTTTGCGGCGCATGCCTTTTGTGTATGATATCCAGGACCTTTGGCCCGATACCCTGGCGACAACCGGGATGCTGAACAATTCCACCCTGCTGAAGTGTGTTGAACTCTGGTGCCGTTTAATCTACCGTATGGCCGACCACTTGATTGTGCTTTCGCCGGGGTTCAAAAAACGGTTGCAGGAGCGAGGTGTCCCAGCCGGGAAGATTTCCGTCATTTATAATTGGTGTGATGAATCTCAGATCACGACGATGGCACGCGTAGAAGCTGCTGGGCGTGAGCCGGCAATGGTCGGTCGATTCAATGTAGTATTTGCCGGAACCATGGGGAAGGCCCAAGCACTGGACGCTGTGCTGGAAGCCGCCGATCTGGTTGGAGCAAAAAATTCTCACGTTCAATTCGTTTTCATTGGCGGTGGCATCGAAGTTGACCGCCTTAAACGGCGAGCCGAGTCGATGAGCCTGACCAACGTCGTATTCCTGCCCCGTCGCCCCATGTCTGAAATCGGTTCCGCTTTGTCCATGGCCGATGCGCTGCTGGTTCACCTAAAGGACGACCCCCTCTTCGAGATCACTCTGCCATCAAAAACCCAAGCTTACCTGGCAGTTGGCCGTCCTATTATTATGGCGGTCCGTGGAGACGCCGTCGATCTGGTGGAAGCGGCAGGAGCGGGAATATGTTGTACCCCGGAAAATGCTCAGAGCATCGCCGAGGCCATTGGAAACCTGGTAGCCATGCACGAGGACGTTCGGGAGGAGATGGGAAGGAAGGGTGCGGACTTCTATCGGCAGGAACTGGCTCTGACTGCCGGGGTGCAGAGGTTTGAACAGATCTTCCAGACCATAATCTGA
- a CDS encoding GxxExxY protein, whose amino-acid sequence MGGGFLEKVYENALIEELRLRGIEAEGQKES is encoded by the coding sequence CTGGGCGGTGGGTTTCTTGAAAAGGTTTACGAGAACGCCCTGATCGAGGAACTCCGTCTTCGGGGGATCGAGGCGGAGGGGCAAAAAGAATCCTGA
- a CDS encoding capsular polysaccharide biosynthesis protein CapF: MKNILVTGSAGFVGKNLVETLRLRKDIELTTFDIEDDPAVLTKVLPQADFIFHLAGVNRPRNEEEFRTGNTGLTEEIVGGLHQAGRVVPVVLCSSTQAAQENPYGVSKRAAEAVIFAYGQATGAGVFVFRLPNLFGKWCRPNYNSAIATFCHNIAHDLPIQVNDPNFTLTLAYIDDVVAAFIAALDGQATIRDGYAVVEPVHTIKLGAVADLIRSFKGSRTDLSLPDLADPLAKKLYSTYLSYLPTNQFSYPLKMNVDERGSFTEFLRTPDRGQVSVNISRPGITKGNHWHHTKNEKFLVVKGQGVVRFRKIGSEEVIEYPVSGEKLEVVDIPTGYTHNISNTGEGDLVTVMWVNEPFDPERPDTFFEPV, from the coding sequence ATGAAAAACATTCTGGTTACCGGCTCCGCTGGTTTTGTTGGGAAGAACTTGGTCGAAACCTTGCGTCTGCGCAAGGACATTGAGCTGACCACCTTCGATATCGAGGATGACCCAGCCGTTCTCACCAAGGTACTGCCGCAGGCCGATTTCATCTTTCACCTCGCCGGCGTCAATCGTCCCAGGAATGAAGAAGAATTTCGCACCGGCAACACGGGCTTGACCGAGGAGATTGTCGGCGGTCTTCACCAGGCGGGAAGAGTGGTGCCGGTTGTGCTGTGTTCCTCGACCCAGGCGGCGCAGGAGAATCCTTATGGTGTGAGCAAACGCGCCGCCGAAGCGGTCATCTTCGCCTACGGGCAGGCGACTGGTGCGGGGGTCTTTGTCTTCCGCCTGCCCAACCTTTTCGGTAAGTGGTGCCGGCCCAACTACAACAGCGCCATTGCCACCTTTTGCCACAATATTGCCCACGACCTGCCGATCCAGGTCAACGACCCCAATTTCACCCTGACATTGGCCTACATCGATGATGTGGTGGCCGCCTTCATCGCGGCGCTCGACGGCCAGGCGACGATCCGTGATGGTTACGCCGTGGTCGAACCGGTTCATACCATCAAACTCGGTGCCGTTGCCGACCTGATCCGCAGCTTTAAAGGAAGCAGGACCGATCTCAGCCTCCCCGACCTCGCCGATCCTCTGGCAAAAAAACTCTACAGCACCTATCTCAGCTACCTGCCCACCAATCAGTTCAGTTACCCGCTGAAGATGAACGTCGACGAGCGTGGGTCCTTCACTGAGTTCCTCCGCACCCCAGACCGTGGTCAGGTCTCTGTCAACATCTCCAGACCGGGGATCACCAAGGGAAACCACTGGCACCACACCAAGAACGAGAAGTTCTTGGTGGTGAAAGGGCAGGGGGTAGTCCGCTTTCGAAAAATCGGCAGCGAGGAGGTCATCGAGTACCCGGTCTCCGGTGAGAAGCTAGAGGTTGTCGATATTCCAACCGGGTATACCCATAACATCAGCAACACCGGCGAGGGGGACCTAGTGACGGTGATGTGGGTCAATGAACCGTTTGACCCTGAACGGCCGGATACCTTTTTCGAACCGGTCTAA
- a CDS encoding DegT/DnrJ/EryC1/StrS family aminotransferase, with product MLNTPFAPWPSFTPEEAEAVQRVLLSNRVNYWTGTEGREFETEFAAFCRTEYAIALANGTVALELILAGYGIGPGDEVITTARTFIASASCIVMRGATPVIADVDPVSQNLTAETVRPRITPRTRAIIAVHLAGWPCDMDPLLELGREHGIKVIEDCAQAHGARYKGKPVGSLGDAAAFSFCQDKIMTTGGEGGMLTTSDRALWEKAWAFKDHGKSFAAVYKRQHPPGFRWLHESFGTNMRMTEMQAAIGRIQLRRLPEWVATRRRYAALLDEGFSRLPELRVTLPPEDIFHAYYKYYVFLRPDLVYTATPTPGRDLRDRLIDAINAAGVPCYSGSCSEIYREQAFREAGLGPRAPLPIARALGETSLMFLVHPTLDEGAMLTTVAAVDTAVAALPA from the coding sequence ATGCTCAATACCCCCTTCGCCCCCTGGCCCTCCTTCACCCCCGAGGAAGCCGAAGCCGTCCAGCGCGTGCTGCTCTCCAACCGGGTCAACTATTGGACTGGAACCGAAGGGCGCGAGTTTGAGACGGAATTTGCGGCCTTCTGCAGAACGGAATATGCCATCGCCCTCGCCAACGGCACCGTTGCCCTGGAACTGATTCTCGCCGGTTACGGCATCGGCCCCGGCGACGAGGTGATCACCACCGCCCGCACCTTCATCGCCTCGGCGAGTTGCATCGTCATGCGCGGGGCGACGCCGGTCATCGCCGATGTCGACCCGGTGAGCCAGAACCTGACCGCCGAAACTGTCCGGCCGCGGATCACCCCGCGTACCCGGGCGATCATCGCCGTCCACCTCGCCGGCTGGCCCTGCGACATGGACCCGCTGCTGGAGCTGGGCCGGGAGCATGGCATCAAGGTCATCGAGGACTGCGCCCAGGCCCACGGCGCCCGCTACAAGGGGAAACCGGTCGGTTCCCTCGGCGATGCCGCGGCCTTCTCCTTCTGCCAGGACAAGATCATGACCACCGGCGGGGAAGGGGGGATGCTGACCACCAGTGACCGCGCGCTCTGGGAGAAGGCCTGGGCTTTCAAGGACCATGGCAAGAGCTTCGCCGCGGTCTACAAGCGCCAGCACCCGCCGGGGTTTCGCTGGCTCCATGAATCATTTGGGACGAACATGCGCATGACCGAGATGCAGGCGGCGATCGGGCGTATTCAGCTGCGGCGGTTGCCCGAATGGGTCGCCACCCGGCGCCGGTATGCCGCGCTGCTGGACGAAGGCTTCTCCCGGTTGCCGGAGCTGCGCGTGACCCTGCCCCCCGAGGATATTTTTCACGCCTATTACAAGTATTACGTTTTTCTCCGCCCGGATCTGGTTTATACTGCCACCCCGACCCCGGGACGTGACCTGCGCGACCGGCTGATCGATGCCATTAACGCTGCAGGTGTCCCATGCTATTCCGGAAGTTGCAGTGAAATCTATCGCGAGCAGGCTTTCAGGGAGGCCGGCCTGGGGCCCCGGGCTCCGTTGCCCATTGCCCGGGCCTTGGGGGAGACCAGCTTGATGTTTCTTGTTCATCCGACCCTGGACGAGGGGGCTATGCTGACTACGGTCGCGGCCGTCGACACGGCCGTGGCTGCCCTGCCGGCATAA
- a CDS encoding ISL3 family transposase, giving the protein MLVKSILNRVQKHSGFVYGSSRWREQGKATVLDIDIRPRDGSRPICSGCGRSAPGYDTLPVRRFEFVPLWGIAVFFVYSMRRVDCPRCGVKVEKVPWAEGKNHLTTTYAWFLARWARRLSWKEVGDVFQTSWDNVFRSVKMAVAWGLAHRDLENVTAIGIDEIAYKKGHNSYLTVVYQIDAGCRRLLWIGKERTQRTLRQFFKEFGAERTARLRFVCSDMWKPYLQIVAAAAGKALHILDRFHIMSQMNKALDKVRAQETRELRAKGEQPVLTRSRWCILKRPENLTDKQGVKLKELLACNLKTIRAYLLKEDFQRFWQYQRAAWAARFLDEWCRRTMRSRIQPMKQVAKMLRSHRELLLNWFRAREQIALGAVEGLNNKAKVTCRKAYGFRSYEVLKIALYHTLGCLPEPEGTHRFC; this is encoded by the coding sequence ATGCTGGTCAAGTCTATCCTGAATCGGGTCCAGAAGCATAGTGGTTTTGTCTACGGCTCCTCTCGCTGGCGGGAACAGGGAAAAGCCACGGTCCTTGATATCGATATCCGTCCCCGAGACGGTAGCCGTCCGATCTGCTCGGGCTGCGGGCGCAGCGCCCCAGGCTACGACACGTTGCCGGTTCGGCGCTTTGAGTTCGTCCCGCTGTGGGGCATCGCCGTCTTCTTCGTCTATTCCATGCGCCGGGTTGACTGCCCGCGCTGTGGCGTCAAGGTGGAAAAGGTCCCTTGGGCCGAAGGGAAGAATCACCTCACCACCACCTATGCCTGGTTCCTGGCCCGTTGGGCGCGACGGTTGTCCTGGAAGGAGGTCGGCGACGTCTTCCAAACCTCCTGGGACAACGTCTTTCGCTCGGTCAAGATGGCCGTCGCCTGGGGCTTGGCCCACCGCGACTTGGAGAACGTCACCGCCATCGGCATCGACGAGATCGCCTACAAGAAGGGGCACAACAGCTACCTGACCGTGGTCTACCAGATCGACGCCGGCTGCCGTCGCTTGCTGTGGATCGGCAAAGAGCGGACCCAGAGGACCCTGCGGCAGTTCTTCAAGGAATTCGGCGCTGAGCGTACCGCCCGGCTCCGGTTCGTCTGCAGCGACATGTGGAAGCCGTATTTGCAAATCGTGGCGGCGGCGGCCGGAAAAGCGCTTCACATCCTGGACCGTTTTCACATCATGAGCCAGATGAACAAGGCTCTCGATAAAGTTCGCGCCCAGGAGACCCGGGAGCTGAGGGCCAAGGGAGAGCAGCCGGTACTCACTCGCAGCCGCTGGTGCATCCTCAAACGCCCGGAGAACTTGACCGACAAGCAGGGCGTCAAGCTGAAGGAACTGCTGGCCTGCAACCTCAAGACGATCCGGGCCTACCTGCTCAAGGAGGACTTCCAACGGTTCTGGCAGTACCAGCGGGCCGCTTGGGCCGCCCGATTCCTCGACGAGTGGTGCCGGCGCACCATGCGTTCCCGCATTCAACCGATGAAGCAGGTGGCGAAGATGCTGCGGTCTCATCGGGAATTGCTGCTCAACTGGTTTCGCGCCCGGGAGCAGATCGCCCTGGGAGCTGTCGAGGGTCTTAACAACAAAGCGAAAGTGACCTGTAGAAAAGCGTACGGTTTTCGCAGTTACGAGGTCCTAAAAATCGCCTTGTATCATACACTTGGCTGCCTACCCGAACCGGAAGGCACCCACAGATTCTGCTGA
- a CDS encoding acetyltransferase: MKEKIFVFGASGHAKVVIDIIERQGLFEIGFLVDDNPALKGQSFFCYPVIGGKDELLASNIRKGIVAIGSNSARRTVASWLSDQGCEMVTAIHPSAQVAREVTIGNGSVIMAGAVINSDTTIGYDVIVNTRSSIDHDCNIGDGVHLAPGSTLCGSVTIGEESFVCAGATVIPNLTIGSKVTVGAGSTVIRDVPDGVTVVGSPAKKL; this comes from the coding sequence ATGAAAGAAAAAATCTTTGTTTTCGGCGCCAGCGGTCATGCCAAGGTGGTCATTGATATCATCGAGCGGCAGGGGCTGTTTGAAATCGGCTTCCTGGTGGATGACAACCCGGCGCTTAAGGGCCAGAGTTTTTTTTGTTATCCCGTCATTGGTGGCAAGGATGAGCTTTTGGCCTCCAATATCCGCAAAGGGATCGTGGCGATCGGCAGCAATAGTGCCCGCCGTACAGTCGCCAGCTGGTTGTCGGATCAGGGCTGCGAGATGGTGACCGCCATTCACCCTTCGGCCCAGGTGGCGCGCGAAGTTACTATTGGTAACGGCAGTGTGATCATGGCCGGTGCGGTGATCAATTCGGATACGACGATTGGCTACGACGTAATCGTCAATACTCGTTCCAGCATCGACCATGACTGCAATATCGGCGATGGTGTCCACCTGGCGCCGGGAAGCACCCTCTGTGGCAGCGTGACGATCGGCGAGGAGAGTTTTGTCTGTGCCGGAGCGACGGTCATCCCGAATCTGACCATCGGCAGCAAGGTGACGGTCGGTGCCGGTTCGACGGTCATCCGTGACGTTCCTGATGGCGTGACGGTAGTTGGCAGCCCGGCGAAAAAGCTTTAG
- a CDS encoding sugar transferase: MTKRLFDFIATAIGISLTGIVLLLLSLLVRVKHGSPVLFRQTRPGLRGRPFEMYKFRTMTNDRDFAGNLLPDDQRLTPFGKFLRSTSLDELPELINVLKGEMSLVGPRPLLMEYLDRYSPEQARRHEVRPGITGWAQVNGRNAISWEEKFKLDVWYVDNRSLWLDIKILWMTFAKVFKREGISQEGQATAEKFQGSNATHAKPQRRKECKEP; encoded by the coding sequence ATGACAAAACGACTCTTCGATTTTATCGCTACCGCAATTGGCATTTCCCTGACCGGAATTGTGTTACTTCTCCTGAGCCTGTTGGTCCGCGTGAAGCATGGTAGCCCTGTGCTGTTCCGGCAGACCCGCCCTGGTTTGCGCGGAAGGCCCTTTGAAATGTACAAGTTCCGCACCATGACTAATGACCGCGACTTCGCCGGTAACTTGTTGCCGGACGATCAACGTCTGACCCCCTTCGGCAAGTTCCTGCGCTCTACCAGCCTTGATGAACTCCCCGAGTTGATCAATGTCCTCAAGGGCGAGATGAGCCTCGTAGGACCTCGCCCCCTGCTGATGGAATACCTCGACCGATATAGCCCGGAACAGGCCCGCCGCCACGAAGTTCGCCCCGGCATTACCGGCTGGGCCCAGGTCAATGGCCGCAACGCCATCAGCTGGGAAGAAAAATTCAAGTTGGATGTCTGGTATGTCGACAACCGCTCCCTCTGGCTCGACATCAAGATCCTCTGGATGACTTTCGCCAAGGTCTTCAAACGGGAGGGGATCAGCCAGGAAGGGCAGGCGACGGCAGAAAAATTCCAGGGGTCAAATGCGACTCACGCGAAGCCGCAAAGACGCAAAGAATGCAAAGAACCGTAA
- a CDS encoding IS256 family transposase: MAIEKDLLDRLLADYKKPEDLIGETGLLKQLTKALLERALEAELTQHLGHEKHAPVATKGGNARNGKSAKTIKGEFGKLPIEVPRDRDSSFEPLIIPKGQTRFAGFDGKIISLYARGMTTREIQGHLEEIYGVEVSPALISSVTDAVADEVKIWQNRPLDALYPIVYMDAVRVKVRDNGHVSNKAVYLALGVTLDGIKEVLGMWVAENEGAKFWLQVVTELKNRGVEDIFIACVDGLKGFPEAIEAVFPRTQVQLCLVHMVRHSLKYVSWKQRKEVAADLKTIYQAATAEQAEMNLTEFEAKWDKTHPSIGQSWRRNWERITPFFAYPAEIRKVIYTTNAIESLNMSLRKVTKNRGSFPSDAAMFKLLYLALNNIAKKWTLPIRDWKAALNRFSILFEGRLPVY, from the coding sequence ATGGCCATCGAAAAAGATCTGCTGGACCGCCTGCTTGCCGACTACAAGAAGCCCGAAGACCTGATCGGCGAAACCGGCTTGCTTAAACAGCTCACCAAGGCCCTTCTGGAACGAGCTTTGGAAGCGGAATTGACCCAACACCTGGGGCACGAGAAGCATGCTCCCGTGGCCACGAAAGGCGGCAATGCCCGCAATGGCAAGTCGGCCAAAACCATCAAGGGCGAATTCGGCAAACTGCCGATCGAGGTTCCGCGTGACCGGGACAGCAGCTTCGAGCCGCTCATCATTCCCAAGGGCCAGACCCGCTTCGCCGGCTTCGACGGCAAGATCATCTCCCTCTACGCCCGGGGGATGACGACCCGGGAGATCCAAGGGCATCTGGAAGAGATTTATGGCGTCGAGGTCTCTCCCGCCCTCATTTCCAGCGTGACCGATGCCGTCGCGGACGAGGTCAAGATCTGGCAGAACCGACCGCTCGACGCCCTCTATCCCATCGTCTATATGGACGCGGTCCGGGTTAAGGTGCGGGACAACGGCCACGTCAGCAATAAAGCGGTCTACCTGGCCCTGGGCGTCACCCTGGACGGCATCAAGGAGGTCCTGGGTATGTGGGTGGCCGAGAACGAGGGCGCCAAGTTCTGGTTACAGGTGGTGACCGAGTTGAAAAACCGGGGTGTCGAAGACATCTTCATCGCCTGCGTGGACGGGCTCAAAGGTTTCCCCGAGGCCATCGAAGCGGTCTTTCCTCGCACCCAGGTCCAGCTCTGCCTCGTTCACATGGTGCGTCATTCTCTCAAATACGTCTCCTGGAAGCAGCGCAAGGAAGTGGCGGCCGATCTGAAGACCATTTACCAGGCCGCGACGGCCGAGCAGGCCGAAATGAACCTGACGGAGTTCGAAGCGAAGTGGGATAAAACCCACCCTTCCATCGGCCAGTCCTGGCGGCGGAACTGGGAGAGAATCACCCCTTTTTTCGCCTACCCGGCGGAGATTCGCAAGGTGATCTACACCACCAATGCGATCGAATCGCTGAACATGTCGCTGCGCAAGGTCACCAAGAACCGGGGCTCATTCCCCAGCGATGCAGCCATGTTCAAACTGCTCTACCTGGCGCTGAATAATATCGCCAAGAAATGGACCCTGCCGATTCGGGACTGGAAGGCCGCCCTCAACCGGTTCTCCATCTTGTTCGAAGGCAGGTTGCCGGTTTACTGA
- a CDS encoding GxxExxY protein: protein MVWFKGKQVGRYVADIVVQNQILLELKAVDVLTRVHEAQMLNYLGATGLRLGLLLNFGKERVESKRMVL, encoded by the coding sequence GTGGTTTGGTTCAAGGGGAAACAGGTCGGCAGATACGTTGCCGACATTGTCGTCCAAAACCAGATTCTCCTTGAACTTAAAGCGGTTGATGTTCTGACCAGAGTACATGAAGCGCAAATGCTTAATTACCTGGGGGCCACCGGCCTTCGACTGGGGTTGCTTCTTAACTTTGGCAAGGAGCGGGTTGAGAGCAAGCGCATGGTTCTCTAG
- a CDS encoding IS1595-like element ISDesu2 family transposase, translated as MAINRIQFQPGLSLADFLKDYGTETQCEAILEHSRWPQGFVCPACSASRAVQFRRGQSKIFQCSRCRKQISLISGTIFHGSNLPLTQWFLALYFMTQGKSGLSMLEMRRMLGLSYKAAWRLKHKLMQAMFEREETTVLGQRVEIDDAYLGGERSGGKVGRGSENKVPFIAAVETSHDGHPLRAVFSRVTTFSSHDVDQWAKNHLAPTALVVSDGLNCFRAVTKTGCYHQREVVGDQRRSTDMGCFHWINTILGNLKTAMAGTYHAFDFDKYAHRYLAEFQYRFNRRFDLRSMLSKLLFACVSIGKRPEAWLRRAENWT; from the coding sequence ATGGCCATCAATCGTATCCAGTTTCAACCGGGGCTGAGCTTGGCTGATTTTCTCAAAGACTACGGTACGGAAACCCAATGCGAGGCGATCCTTGAGCACTCGCGCTGGCCCCAAGGATTTGTCTGCCCAGCATGCAGTGCAAGCCGCGCGGTCCAGTTCCGGCGAGGACAGTCGAAAATCTTCCAGTGCAGTCGCTGTCGAAAACAGATCTCTCTGATTTCCGGAACGATTTTTCATGGGAGCAATCTACCGCTGACCCAGTGGTTTCTTGCCCTCTACTTTATGACACAAGGCAAGTCCGGCCTGTCGATGCTGGAGATGAGACGTATGCTGGGCTTGAGCTACAAGGCGGCTTGGCGACTCAAGCACAAGCTCATGCAGGCGATGTTCGAACGCGAAGAGACAACGGTTCTGGGTCAGCGAGTCGAGATCGACGATGCCTACTTGGGCGGAGAACGCTCCGGCGGGAAAGTCGGTCGCGGTTCGGAGAACAAAGTTCCCTTCATTGCGGCGGTGGAAACGAGTCATGACGGCCATCCGCTGCGAGCGGTTTTTAGCCGGGTGACGACCTTCAGCAGCCATGACGTTGATCAATGGGCCAAGAATCATTTGGCACCGACGGCGCTGGTCGTTTCTGATGGCCTGAATTGCTTCCGCGCGGTCACCAAGACTGGGTGCTACCATCAGCGAGAGGTGGTTGGTGATCAACGCAGAAGTACCGACATGGGCTGCTTCCACTGGATCAACACCATCCTGGGCAATCTTAAGACGGCCATGGCCGGAACGTATCATGCGTTTGACTTCGACAAATATGCGCATCGCTATCTGGCCGAGTTTCAGTACCGGTTCAACCGGCGGTTTGACCTACGCAGCATGCTGTCAAAGCTGCTATTCGCCTGTGTCTCAATCGGCAAGCGGCCCGAGGCCTGGCTTCGCCGAGCTGAGAATTGGACCTAA
- a CDS encoding polysaccharide biosynthesis protein has protein sequence MFNNKILLITGGTGSFGNAVLRRFLHTDIEEIRIFSRDEKKQEDMRISLANPKVKFCIGDVRSYESLLSAMEGVDYVFQAAALKQVPSCEFYPMEAVRTNILGTENVLNAAIAKGVERVIALSTDKAVYPINAMGISKAMMEKIVVAKSRFTDPAKTIFNCTRYGNVMASRGSVIPLFIKLIKEGKPLTVTDPAMTRFLMSLDDAVDLVLYTYEHGQQGDTFVQKAPASTIGDLAVAIKELFRADNEIKVIGTRHGEKLYESLMTREEMAHAKDLGGYYRIPADNRDLNYGSFFVEGEQRVTEAQDYHSHNTHRLDIAGIKEKLLSLELVRNELAEWQKSR, from the coding sequence ATGTTTAACAATAAAATTCTATTAATTACTGGTGGTACTGGTTCCTTTGGTAACGCGGTTCTGCGTCGTTTTTTGCATACTGACATTGAAGAAATTCGTATCTTTAGCCGGGACGAAAAGAAGCAGGAGGATATGCGCATCAGTCTCGCTAATCCAAAGGTCAAATTTTGCATTGGCGATGTGCGCTCCTATGAAAGTCTCCTTTCGGCAATGGAAGGAGTCGACTACGTCTTTCAGGCTGCTGCATTGAAGCAGGTCCCTTCCTGCGAATTTTATCCAATGGAAGCTGTCAGAACAAACATTCTTGGTACTGAAAATGTTCTCAACGCTGCGATTGCCAAAGGTGTGGAGCGTGTTATTGCTCTCAGTACCGACAAGGCTGTTTACCCGATCAATGCCATGGGCATCTCCAAGGCTATGATGGAGAAAATTGTTGTAGCAAAATCGCGCTTTACTGATCCAGCGAAGACGATTTTTAACTGTACGCGTTACGGTAATGTTATGGCATCGCGTGGATCGGTGATCCCCTTATTTATAAAATTAATCAAGGAAGGGAAGCCGTTAACCGTAACCGATCCGGCTATGACTCGTTTTCTCATGTCGCTGGATGATGCCGTCGATCTCGTTCTTTATACTTATGAACATGGTCAACAGGGCGATACTTTTGTGCAAAAAGCTCCGGCATCGACCATTGGTGATCTGGCTGTAGCGATTAAAGAGTTGTTCCGGGCGGACAACGAAATAAAGGTCATTGGCACCCGCCATGGGGAAAAGCTGTACGAATCGCTTATGACACGAGAGGAAATGGCTCACGCCAAAGACCTGGGCGGCTATTATAGGATCCCGGCCGACAATCGCGATCTTAATTATGGCTCTTTTTTTGTGGAAGGAGAGCAACGGGTGACCGAGGCTCAGGACTATCACTCCCACAATACCCATCGCCTCGACATCGCCGGGATCAAGGAGAAGCTGCTTTCCCTGGAACTGGTGCGCAATGAACTGGCGGAATGGCAAAAGTCCCGTTAA